A genome region from Bufo gargarizans isolate SCDJY-AF-19 chromosome 2, ASM1485885v1, whole genome shotgun sequence includes the following:
- the LOC122929489 gene encoding neuropeptide Y receptor type 1-like: MEDYLHLFTLNLTGYLGEGEAPCVDSVGNVTFLVIAYSALIAVGLIGNSCLVFVIARQREMRNVTNIFIANLSCSDILMALVCVPVTVIYTLMNRWILGEALCKVTPFVQCISVTVSVLSLVLIALERHQLIIHPTGWKPLPWHAYLAVAVTWAVSCFISLPFLSFSILTNRPFQNLSLPFDPYIDHFVCIDSWPSEQHRLAYTTCLLLFQYCLPLLLILLCYLRIFLRLRRRRDVVERAGGGDSGGRKGGHRRVNIMLLSIVVAFGLCWLPLTVFNALFDWDHKSISTCYHDLIFSLCHLSAMASTCVNPVMYGFLNNNFQKEVKNLLLRCRCVGSQDKYESFPLSTVSTEVSKASMQSVTNGNNL, encoded by the coding sequence ATGGAGGACTACCTACATCTTTTTACCCTAAACTTGACTGGATATCTGGGCGAAGGGGAAGCCCCTTGTGTAGACTCTGTTGGCAATGTAACCTTCTTGGTTATAGCCTACAGCGCCCTGATAGCAGTAGGACTCATTGGAAACTCTTGCCTGGTCTTTGTTATTGCTCGCCAACGGGAGATGCGGAATGTCACCAACATTTTTATCGCCAATCTATCCTGCTCTGATATCCTGATGGCTCTGGTGTGTGTACCAGTCACTGTAATCTATACTCTGATGAACCGATGGATCCTGGGCGAGGCGCTCTGTAAAGTGACACCATTTGTGCAGTGTATCTCTGTCACTGTCTCTGTACTTTCTCTGGTCCTCATTGCTTTAGAACGACACCAGCTTATAATTCACCCAACTGGTTGGAAACCCTTGCCGTGGCATGCTTACCTTGCTGTGGCAGTAACATGGGCTGTGTCATGTTTCATCTCCTTGCCATTCCTTTCTTTTAGTATCCTAACCAATCGACCATTCCAGAACCTCTCATTACCTTTTGACCCTTACATTGACCACTTTGTGTGTATTGATAGTTGGCCATCTGAACAACACCGCCTGGCTTATACAACCTGCCTCCTGCTCTTCCAGTACTGCTTACCCTTGCTCCTCATTCTTTTGTGTTACCTCCGTATATTTCTTCGCTTACGGAGAAGAAGGGATGTAGTGGAAAGAGCAGGAGGGGGAGACTCAGGAGGACGCAAGGGAGGTCACCGTAGGGTAAACATCATGCTACTTTCCATTGTGGTGGCCTTTGGTCTTTGTTGGCTGCCTCTCACTGTTTTCAATGCCCTCTTTGATTGGGATCATAAGAGTATTTCTACCTGCTATCATGATCTCATATTTTCTCTCTGCCACCTGTCAGCCATGGCGTCTACGTGTGTCAACCCTGTCATGTATGGTTTCTTGAACAACAACTTCCAAAAAGAAGTAAAGAACTTGTTACTCCGCTGCCGGTGTGTAGGGAGTCAGGACAAATATGAAAGTTTCCCGCTCTCCACGGTCAGCACTGAAGTGTCCAAAGCTTCCATGCAAAGCGTCACCAATGGAAACAATCTTTAA